A window of Streptomyces marispadix contains these coding sequences:
- a CDS encoding HIT family protein, with product MDSDCLFCDIVNGRRPSHRVFEDDDVVAFLDARPLFPGHTLVVPREHHETLTDLPAEALGPFFTRVRDITAAVESAMEATGSFVAANNRVSQSVPHFHVHVVPRNRKDGLRGFFWPRSRYGSEAEAEAVAEKLRSELAD from the coding sequence GTGGACTCGGACTGCCTCTTCTGCGACATCGTCAACGGCCGCCGCCCGAGCCACCGCGTCTTCGAGGACGACGACGTGGTGGCGTTCCTCGACGCGCGCCCTCTCTTCCCCGGGCACACCCTCGTCGTACCGCGTGAGCACCACGAGACGCTGACCGACCTGCCCGCCGAAGCCCTCGGCCCGTTCTTCACCCGGGTCCGCGACATCACCGCGGCCGTGGAGTCCGCGATGGAGGCGACCGGTTCGTTCGTCGCCGCCAACAACCGGGTCAGCCAGTCGGTGCCGCATTTCCATGTGCACGTCGTCCCGCGCAATCGCAAGGACGGACTGCGCGGCTTCTTCTGGCCGCGCAGCCGCTACGGCAGCGAGGCCGAGGCCGAGGCCGTCGCGGAGAAGCTGCGCTCCGAACTGGCCGACTGA
- a CDS encoding bifunctional 3'-5' exonuclease/DNA polymerase, with translation MTGDPGGPHAVRWALAESDDGRVLVCPLDGHGAPAGPVREERSVVSAVRSRPGVGRWVWRSSAAVHPRLAEAGVRVERCYDVEAAEALLLGHEGRAGEPRSLPAAWARLRGLPVPPDPPSVSRGAEEEPSLFDTGPPPLPDGVEPMTALLEVYAAQLERTARAEHPERMRLLLAGESAGTLVAVEMGRTGVPWRADVHRELLEELLGERYAGAGLPRRLAELEEEISAAFGPGVRVRPDLPADVLRAFARAGVKLSSTRAWELRRVDHPAVEPLLRYKKLYRLWTAHGWSWLRSWVRDGRFRAEYVPGGAASGRWTTNGGGALQIPKVVRRAVVADPGWRLVVADAGQMEPRVLAAVSRDPGLMAVVGGDEDLYTALSREAFGGDRAQAKLALLGAVYGQTSGDGLRNLAALRRRFPRAVAYVDEAAKAGEEGRLVRTHLGRTCPPAGGGGEDGEGAGAEGVGREAAWEGGGETPPPAHAAHARGTAGAARARGRFTRNFVVQGSAADWAVLMLAALRQELAGSKAELVFFQHDEVIVHCPAGDAERVAEAVAEAGERAGRAAFGDTPVRFAFSTAVVECYARGRQVTRSGVARGAGRRARPYRLEVPGLRCASSGARFDVPDWTCPA, from the coding sequence ATGACGGGTGATCCCGGCGGCCCGCACGCGGTGCGGTGGGCGCTGGCCGAGAGCGACGACGGGCGCGTTCTGGTCTGCCCGCTCGACGGACATGGTGCGCCCGCCGGGCCGGTCCGCGAGGAGCGGTCCGTGGTCTCCGCGGTGCGGTCGCGGCCCGGGGTGGGGCGCTGGGTGTGGCGGTCGAGCGCCGCCGTGCATCCCAGGCTGGCCGAGGCGGGTGTGCGCGTAGAGCGGTGTTACGACGTGGAGGCGGCCGAGGCGCTGCTGCTGGGGCACGAGGGGCGGGCCGGGGAGCCCCGTTCACTGCCGGCGGCCTGGGCGCGTCTGCGCGGCCTGCCGGTGCCGCCGGACCCTCCCTCGGTGTCACGGGGAGCGGAGGAGGAGCCGTCGCTCTTCGACACGGGGCCACCTCCGCTGCCGGACGGCGTAGAGCCGATGACGGCACTGCTGGAGGTGTACGCCGCGCAGTTGGAGCGTACGGCCAGGGCCGAACACCCCGAGCGCATGCGGCTGTTGCTGGCAGGAGAGTCGGCGGGGACGCTCGTCGCGGTGGAGATGGGGCGGACGGGCGTGCCCTGGCGTGCGGACGTCCACCGGGAGCTGCTGGAGGAACTGCTCGGCGAACGGTACGCGGGCGCCGGGCTGCCGCGGCGGCTGGCCGAGCTGGAGGAGGAGATCTCGGCGGCGTTCGGGCCGGGCGTGCGGGTGCGGCCGGATCTGCCGGCGGACGTGCTGCGGGCCTTCGCGCGGGCGGGCGTGAAGCTGTCGTCGACGAGGGCGTGGGAGCTGCGGCGGGTGGATCATCCCGCGGTGGAGCCGCTGCTGCGGTACAAGAAGCTCTACCGGCTGTGGACCGCGCACGGCTGGTCGTGGCTGCGTTCATGGGTGCGGGACGGCCGTTTCCGCGCGGAGTATGTGCCGGGGGGCGCGGCGTCCGGACGCTGGACGACCAACGGGGGCGGCGCGCTTCAGATTCCGAAGGTGGTGCGGCGCGCGGTCGTCGCCGATCCGGGGTGGCGGCTGGTCGTGGCGGACGCCGGGCAGATGGAGCCGCGGGTGCTCGCGGCGGTCTCCCGGGATCCGGGGCTGATGGCGGTGGTCGGCGGCGACGAGGATCTGTACACGGCGCTGTCGCGCGAGGCGTTCGGGGGCGACCGTGCGCAGGCCAAACTGGCGCTGCTCGGCGCGGTGTACGGGCAGACCAGCGGCGACGGGCTGCGCAATCTGGCCGCGCTGCGGCGGCGCTTCCCACGCGCGGTCGCCTATGTGGACGAGGCGGCGAAGGCGGGCGAGGAGGGGCGCCTGGTGCGTACGCATCTGGGGCGCACATGTCCGCCCGCCGGGGGCGGCGGGGAGGACGGCGAGGGTGCGGGGGCGGAAGGCGTGGGGCGGGAGGCCGCCTGGGAGGGCGGCGGGGAGACGCCGCCCCCGGCGCACGCCGCTCATGCCCGTGGCACCGCGGGAGCGGCCCGGGCGCGGGGCCGCTTCACCCGTAACTTCGTGGTGCAGGGCAGCGCGGCCGACTGGGCGGTGCTGATGCTCGCCGCGCTGCGGCAGGAACTGGCCGGTTCCAAGGCCGAGTTGGTCTTCTTCCAGCACGACGAGGTGATCGTGCACTGCCCGGCCGGTGACGCCGAGCGGGTCGCGGAGGCAGTCGCGGAGGCGGGGGAACGGGCGGGGCGGGCGGCGTTCGGGGATACGCCGGTGCGCTTCGCGTTCAGCACCGCCGTGGTCGAGTGCTACGCGCGCGGACGCCAAGTGACGCGTTCCGGAGTCGCGAGGGGTGCCGGGCGGCGGGCCCGTCCGTACCGTCTTGAGGTGCCCGGCCTCAGGTGCGCGTCCTCAGGTGCGCGGTTTGACGTGCCCGACTGGACGTGCCCGGCCTGA
- a CDS encoding glycoside hydrolase family 18 protein produces the protein MIRSFIRRRRSSSRASHRRRPVALAAVGCAAVLALSLSGAGASAAPAAGSPGASGSPGQQRAADGKLVGYFANWDVYQRNYHVKDIETSGSADRLTHINYAFGNVQGGKCTVGDGFADYEKAYTAEQSVDGKADSWDQPLRGNFNQLRKLKEKHPELKVLWSFGGWTWSGGFAEAAKNPAAFASSCRSLLEDERWAGVFDGIDIDWEYPNACGLSCDESGPNAFTEVMKALRAEFGGDKLVTAAITADASDGGKLEAADYAGAAQYVDWYLPMTYDYFGAWDAQGPTAPHSPLTAYDGIPKDGFDTESTVKKLKAMDVPAGKLLLGIGFYGRGWNGVTQKEPGGSASGPAPGTYEQGIEDYEVLKGRCPANGTVAGTAYAHCGDQWWSYDTPETVRGKSDWAAQQGLGGSFVWELSGDTPDGELIKSLG, from the coding sequence ATGATCCGATCTTTCATACGACGTCGCAGATCTTCCTCACGCGCTTCACACCGGCGACGCCCTGTCGCGCTCGCCGCCGTGGGATGCGCGGCCGTCCTCGCCCTCTCGCTTTCCGGGGCTGGCGCTTCCGCCGCTCCGGCCGCCGGTTCGCCGGGCGCCTCCGGCAGCCCGGGACAACAGCGCGCCGCCGACGGCAAGTTGGTGGGCTACTTCGCCAACTGGGACGTCTACCAGCGCAATTACCACGTCAAGGACATCGAGACCTCCGGCTCCGCGGACCGGCTCACCCACATCAACTACGCGTTCGGCAACGTGCAGGGAGGCAAGTGCACCGTCGGCGACGGCTTCGCCGACTACGAGAAGGCGTACACGGCCGAACAGAGCGTCGACGGTAAGGCGGACTCCTGGGACCAGCCGCTGCGCGGCAACTTCAACCAGCTACGCAAACTCAAGGAGAAGCACCCGGAGTTGAAGGTGCTGTGGTCCTTCGGCGGCTGGACCTGGTCCGGCGGCTTCGCCGAGGCGGCGAAGAACCCGGCCGCGTTCGCCTCCTCCTGCCGGAGCCTCCTGGAGGACGAGCGCTGGGCGGGGGTCTTCGACGGCATCGACATCGACTGGGAGTACCCCAACGCCTGCGGCCTTTCATGCGACGAGAGCGGGCCGAACGCCTTCACCGAGGTGATGAAGGCACTGCGCGCGGAGTTCGGCGGCGACAAGCTGGTGACGGCGGCGATCACCGCCGACGCCTCCGACGGCGGCAAGCTGGAGGCCGCCGACTACGCGGGCGCCGCACAGTACGTCGACTGGTATCTCCCCATGACCTACGACTACTTCGGCGCCTGGGACGCACAGGGGCCCACCGCGCCGCACTCCCCCCTCACCGCCTACGACGGCATCCCCAAGGACGGCTTCGACACCGAGTCGACCGTGAAGAAGCTGAAGGCCATGGACGTGCCCGCCGGGAAGCTGCTGCTCGGCATCGGCTTCTACGGGCGCGGCTGGAACGGCGTCACCCAGAAGGAGCCCGGCGGCAGCGCCTCGGGCCCGGCGCCGGGAACCTACGAGCAGGGCATCGAGGACTACGAGGTGCTCAAGGGCCGCTGCCCCGCCAACGGCACGGTCGCGGGCACGGCGTACGCCCACTGCGGCGATCAGTGGTGGAGCTACGACACCCCCGAGACCGTACGCGGCAAGAGCGACTGGGCGGCGCAGCAGGGGCTGGGAGGCTCCTTCGTCTGGGAGCTGAGCGGAGACACACCGGACGGTGAGCTGATCAAGTCCCTTGGCTGA
- a CDS encoding acyl-CoA dehydrogenase family protein — MSEHGPQPVQRRLPTQEARDLLSLVRELAAREIRPRAGEEEAEGRFPREIFTLLSESGLLGLPYSEEFGGGDQPYEVYLQVLEELAAARLTVGLGTSVHTLACHALAVFGTKQQRADHLPAMLGGGTLGAYCLSEPSSGSDAASLRTRATRDGDEWVLEGTKAWITHGGTADFLTVAARTGGDGPRGITAFLVPGDADGLSAAAPERKMGMNGSPTAQVHFDGVRVPDARRIGDEGQGLTVALSALESGRLGIAACAVGVAQAALDAALAYTLERQQFGRPIADFQGLRFMLADMATQIEAGRALYLSAARLRDEGLPFGREAAMAKLFCTDAAMRVTTDAVQLLGGYGYTADFPVERYMREAKVLQIVEGTNQIQRMVIARHLAGPESRKERH, encoded by the coding sequence ATGTCCGAACACGGACCGCAGCCGGTTCAGCGGCGGCTGCCCACGCAGGAAGCCCGCGATCTGCTGTCTCTCGTACGCGAGTTGGCGGCGCGGGAGATCCGTCCCCGCGCGGGCGAGGAGGAGGCCGAAGGCCGCTTCCCACGCGAGATCTTCACCCTGCTGTCCGAGTCGGGGCTGCTGGGGCTGCCGTACTCGGAGGAGTTCGGCGGCGGCGACCAGCCCTACGAGGTCTACCTCCAGGTCCTGGAGGAACTGGCGGCGGCACGGCTGACCGTCGGCCTCGGCACCAGCGTCCACACCCTCGCCTGCCACGCGCTCGCCGTCTTCGGCACCAAGCAGCAGCGCGCCGACCATCTGCCCGCCATGCTCGGCGGCGGCACCCTCGGCGCGTACTGCCTCTCCGAGCCCTCGTCCGGGTCCGACGCCGCCTCCCTGCGCACCCGTGCCACACGTGACGGGGACGAGTGGGTGCTCGAGGGCACCAAGGCGTGGATCACCCACGGCGGCACCGCCGACTTCCTCACCGTCGCCGCCCGCACGGGCGGCGACGGACCCCGCGGCATCACCGCGTTCCTCGTACCCGGAGACGCCGACGGACTCTCCGCGGCGGCCCCGGAACGCAAGATGGGAATGAACGGATCACCCACCGCCCAGGTCCACTTCGACGGTGTACGCGTCCCCGACGCACGCCGCATCGGCGACGAGGGCCAGGGTCTGACCGTCGCCCTCTCCGCGCTGGAGTCGGGCCGTCTGGGCATCGCGGCGTGCGCGGTCGGCGTTGCCCAGGCCGCACTGGACGCGGCCCTCGCGTACACGCTCGAACGACAGCAGTTCGGACGGCCCATCGCCGACTTCCAGGGCCTGCGCTTCATGCTCGCCGACATGGCCACCCAGATCGAGGCGGGGCGTGCCCTGTACCTCAGCGCCGCGCGGCTGCGGGACGAGGGGCTGCCGTTCGGACGCGAGGCGGCGATGGCCAAGCTGTTCTGCACCGACGCGGCGATGCGGGTCACCACCGACGCCGTCCAGCTCCTCGGGGGCTACGGCTACACGGCCGACTTCCCCGTCGAGCGCTACATGCGGGAGGCCAAGGTGCTACAGATCGTCGAGGGCACCAACCAGATCCAGCGCATGGTGATCGCCCGCCACCTCGCGGGCCCGGAGAGCCGCAAAGAGCGCCACTAG